The sequence AGATGCCAAGCAAATCGAGATTCGAAACAATAAATTAAGTTCAATTCCGAAACTAACTTTTAATGCTTTTTATGGTGGTCAGTTTTATGATAATCAGTTAAAAATAAATCAATCTGAAAATTGGTTTGGAAATAGTTACGTAAATCTAACATTACGAATTCCGTTGACAGAAAATTTTGAAACAAGTTTAAAAAATAAACAGTTTGAATACGAAAAAGAAATCACTCAAAATAAAATTGAAATTTTAACCCAAGAAAAACAAACGTCCGAATTACAAAAGCAAAATGAGATTTTATTGCTAACACAAAAAATAAATACGTTTAAACAAATTGTTGCTTTGGCTGAAACAAATGTCTCAATAATAAAAAGTCAGGTCGATGCTGGTACTGTTTTGATAACTGAATATACTAAAGAAATTGAAAACTTATTTAGTCAAAATCAAAAACTATGGCAATTAAATTATGATTTACTAAAAAAGCAACTTGAATAAATCATTACAATTCTTTAGTTGTTAACTTAGTATTTATTATAAAAAAGAAGTTTCAATAAATAGTTTTTTAATAAAATTGAGAGTTAAACTATCTAATAATGAAATTAAAAAAATGACAAAAATTTGGAAATTTGAATCATCAAAAAAGAATAACATAATTGTAATTGATAATCAAAAAATATATAAAGGTATAATTGATAAAAATGAATTCAATTATCTTAACAAAGAAAAAATTGACACTAATATTCTGAAAAAATTATTTCCTATTCCCTATTCATATATTAAGCTAATCGAAAATCAAAAAGGAAATGAATTCATTAAGATTTATTTTGGAGTTAACTCTGAAGAAGAACTTTTTTTTGATAACGAAAAAGTTAAAGATGAGGTTTTCGAATATTTAAAATCTGATTTTAATTTAGCTTATTATAGTAAAGAAATTCCAACGATTTATAGGTATGCTAAACCTCAAATATTTGCTTTAATTATTGTTACTCTTTTATATTTTTGGTCTGTATATTTAGCTGTAGAAATTGAAAATGGAGCCGTTTATCAAATAATTGGTAACTCTGGAGGATTTCTTTCATTTATACTAATACTGGCAAATTTAGGAAGTTTACAGCTTTCTATTGCTTATCTAATTTTACTTGGTGTGATGTTTTTTTCTTTAAATAAGAAATTAAAATCAAGAACTGAAATTGAATATCTTAGACGATAAACAAATCTGATAATCCGTTGTAAAACAACATTATTTTAAATAACAATAAATACATCAATTTTGTAGATTAAAATAAATTGAATTAGTGAGTTTACAATGATTTTACTGATTTTTTTAATTGTGATAAAAATAGACAACCATAAAAAAAACAGTAGCAACATGAAAGCTACTACTGTTTGATTTCTTTAATCATTGAAAAACTACATCAATTTTTCAGGACTTTTAAAATGTATTTTAATTTTATTTACTGATTTAAATAAAAATATTATTTTAATAACTCAGCAATTTTAGCATCTAATTCTGGACCTCTTAAGTCTTTTGCTACAATTTTTCCAGAAGCATCTAAAACAAACATTGCAGGAATACTCTGAACATTGTATTCTTTAGCAATTGGATCTTCCCAGTATTTTAAGTTTGAAACCTGAGTCCAAGTTAAATTATCGTCTGCAATTGCTTTTTTCCAAGCTTCAGCATCTTTGTCTAAAGAAACACCAATGATAGCTAAACCTTGGTCTTTATATTTGTTATATAAAGCTACTACATTTGGATTTTCTTGACGACAAGGTCCACACCAAGCAGCCCAAAAATCAATAATTGTTACTTTTCCTAAACTTTCTTTTAAAGAAACCATTTTTCCTTCAGTATTTGGAGCAGAAAAATCTGGAGCCATTTTTCCAATAGCTACTTTCTCCATATTTGCTAATTTATCAGCAAGTTCTTTACCTCTTTTAGTTGTTTTTAAACTTGCATCTAAAGCATCATAAAATGTTTTAAATTCTTCGTTTGTAATTGCCTGAGAAGCTGTTAATTGCTCAAGTAATAATAAAGAAATAAAAGCGTCTTTATTCGTTTTTAAGAATTCAATATTTTGCTTTTTAATATTCTCTCCAATTGCATTATATTCAGCTCTTAAACTCTCGATTGTTGCCATATCTTGAGCTTGTTGCGCTTGCATCATTTTATCATTATTCGCTTGTTGAAAATCTCTAGCTTGCTTTTGTAATTTAAAAGCCTCTGTATTATATGTAGCTAAATAATCGTTATTTTTTGAACCTACAACTTTAGAATCTTCAGGTTTTGCTTTGTCATAAGTAACTTTAATTTCACCGTTCTCTAAAATAAAAGGAACAATAAACTCTTTAGTAGAACCTAATTCTATGAATTTCAAATCAGTTTCAGTAGCAGCACCTTTAAATTCAAAAAGACCACCTTTAATTTCAGCTGAATCAAGTTTAATAAAATCTTGTTCGCCCTCTTCTAAAATATAAACTTTAGTACCATCTTCAAAACCTTGAACAGTACCATTAATTGTGTAACTATCAGCTGATTTGTTACATGCAGCAAGTACTGCAACAGCACAAGCTAAAGTAAAAATTTTTTTCATTTATAATTTATTATTTATTTTAAAAAATATTAAGCAAAAATAGTAAATAAGTGTTCAATTTCAATATTTTTAAATTAAAATTCAAAAACTTATTTAATATTTATTTAATAAAACTTCATTTGTAAAAAAATTGAACTTTATTTATTTAAAATATAAAATTTATTTTCATCTAATTTTAAATTTTAATTCAACAAATCGTTAATAAAAATAGGAATTTTATTTAATAAAATTCCTATTTGCTAATTATTTGATATTTTCAAAATTACGTTTGATAAAAGACGTTAAAGCTTCTCCTTTTAATAAACCTTGAGAAAGTTTAGCTAAATCTAACGCTTGATTTATTAAAGCTGTTTGTTTTTCTCCTTCGGTTTGTAAGATTGAAGTTGCTAATTCACTATTTGTGTTTACAACCAAATTGTACATTTCAGGGAAATTTCCAAACATTCCTCCACCGCCAGTAGCTTGCATTTCTTTCATTCGACGCATAAACTCAGGTTGCGTAATCATAAACGGAGCTGCGTGACTATCTAAAGCTTCTGTTTGCACCGTATAAGTTGCTTTCGGAACAATGTTTTCTAAAACTTCTTTCAGTTTTGTTTGTTCATCTTCTGATAATATAGAAATAGTATTTTCATCTTTTTTAATTAAATTATCAATATGATCCGCATCAACACGTACAAAAGATAGATTTTCGTTATCCATTTCTAACTTTTGAATTAAATGCGAAACGATAGGAGAATCTAATAATAAAACTTCATAACCTTTAGCTTTAGCTTGTTCAATATAACTGTGTTGTGCTTCTTTGTTTGAAGTGTACAAAACAATTAATTTTCCGTCTTTATCTGTTTGTTTATCTTTTAAGGCTACTTTTAATTCTTCTAAAGTGTAGAATTTATCCTCAGTTGTTGGATACAATACAAAACTTCCAGCTTTTTCGTAGAATTTAGGTTCAGAAAGCATTCCGTATTCTAAAACCATTTTAACATCATTCCATTTTTGTTGGAAATCTTCACGGTTTTCGTTGAATAACGATTTTAATTTATCTGCAACTTTACGTGTGATGTAATTCGAAATTTTCTTTACATTCCCATCAGCTTGTAAATACGAACGCGAAACGTTTAACGGAATATCCGGAGAATCAATAACACCTTTTAACATCGTTAAAAATTCCGGAACAATTCCTTCAACGTTATCGGTTACAAAAACTTGATTTTGATACAGTTGAATTTTATCTTTTTGAAGTTGTAAATCGCCAGATAATTTAGGGAAATATAAAATACCAGTTAAATTAAACGGATAATCTACATTTAGATGAATATTAAACAAAGGTTCTTCAAATTGCATGGGATACAATTCATGATAGAATTTCTTATAATCTTCATCTGTTAAATCCGATGGTTGTTTTGTCCAAGCTGGATTCGGATTATTGATGATGTTGTCAACTTCTACTTTTTCATCGCCTTCACCTTCTGTTTTTGTACCGAATTTAATTGGCACTGGCATGAATTTGTTGTACTTCGTTAACAATTCGTTGATTTTGTATTCTTCTAAGAATTCTAACGAATCTTCAGCAATGTGTAAAATGATTTCTGTTCCACGATCTGTTTTGTCAGAAACTTCTAGAGTAAATTCTGGTGATCCATCACAAGTCCAATGTGCTGCAGGTGCTTCTTTGTAAGATTTTGTAATGATTTCAACTTTATCAGCGACCATAAATGCAGAGTAAAATCCTAAACCAAAATGACCAATAATACCAGAATCTTTAGCAGAATCTTTATATTTTTCTAGAAACTCTTCAGCTCCAGAAAACGCTACTTGATTTATATATTTTTCAACTTCTTCAGCAGTCATTCCCAAACCTTGGTCAATGATATGTAATTTTTTATTTTCTTTATCGATGCGAACTTCAATTTTAGGATTACCATATTCGACATTAGTTTCTCCGATTGAACATAAATGCTTTAATTTCAAAGTAGCATCGGTTGCATTTGATACTAATTCACGAAGAAAAATTTCGTGATCGCTGTACAAAAACTTTTTAATTAACGGAAAAATATTTTCAACCGTTACATTTATTTTACCTGAAGTCATTTTATTTGTATTTTAGTATGATTATTTAAATTTATAATTAAGTTATAATTCAAAGAAAATACCAATTATTTACTTTGTGACAAACTGTCATAAAATAGTTTTTTCTTTTTTTATAAAAAAATATTATCAAGGCACATTATTTGCTACTTTTGTATAAGTAAAATTAAAATTATGAGAAAAATTTTAGGAATTGGTTTAATTGCATTATCTTTTGTGGCGTGCAAACCAACAAACGATGTTAAATCACAAATTGGTTTAAAAGGTGAATGGACATTAACAAATGTTTCATATCCTAAAGGTTTTAAAGTAACTTCTTTTCATGTTGCTGATGCTAAATGTTTTGAAGGTAGTCATTGGAAATTTGTTCCTAACAATAATACAGGAACAATAACTTTAGATAATCCTGGTGATTGTCCAACTTTTTCGTCAAATATAGTTTGGACTATTGGGAATGATCAATCTTTTAATATGAAATTTGTTGGAAATGAAAAAGCAAAACATATTACTACAGGTTATAAATTAGCAATCGAAAATCAATCAGCTAATTCATTTGATTTAGTAGATAACTCAACTGGAACAAAAGTTGTTTATAAATTCGCGAAAAATTAATAATAATAGAAACTAAATATTATGAGAAAATTTAATACTTACTTGTTATTAGGAGCTTTAATTAGTGGAACTTTTTTAACTAGTTGTAACACAGTAAAAAATTCAAACAATACACAACGTGGAGCCGCAGCAGGTGCCGCAGCAGGTGCTATTTTAGGTGGTGTTTTAGGTAATAATGTTGGAAGTAAAAACAATAGTGCTTTAGGAGCTGTTCTTGGTGGTGTTGTAGGAGGAACTGTTGGTGGAGTGATTGGTAAAAAAATGGACAAACAAGCTCAAGAAATTCAAAACACCTTACCTGGTGTAGAAGTTGAAAGAGTTGGTGAAGGTATTAAAGTTACTTTAGGAGAAAGCACTGTAAATTTTGAATTTGATAAATCTGATTTAACAGACAAAGCTAAAGCTAATTTAGATAAACTTGCCAAAGTTTTTATCGCAAATCCTGACACAAAACTTATGATTTATGGTTATACAGATAATGTTGGTAAGGAAGAATATAATGTCAAATTATCTCGTAGTAGAGCAAATGCTGTTAAAGCATATTTAGTAAGTAAAGGTATTGGAACAAAACGTTTAACTACTGAAGGAATGGGAATGGCAGATCCGATAGCATCAAATGATACAGCAGCAGGTAGAGCTAAAAATCGTCGTGTTGAATTTAGCATCGTTGCTAACGAAGATATGATTAGAGATGCCCAAAACGAAGTGAATAGATACTAGTTTAGTGTTTCATAAAAAAAACGTTCAGTGTTTACACACTGAACGTTTTTTTTATGAAACTAACTACTTGGAACTTACATCATCTCATCTATATCTTCAGATTGCATTTGCTTTTTCTGATTTTTCATTCGATCATTTTTTGATTGATTAAATCGATATGTAAACGATAAATTTATGGTTCTTTCTCTCCATTGCATTTCTGAATAAGATTTAGATTGTACTAAATCAAGATCCATTCTGTGCTTTCTTGAATTAAATAAATCTTGAACATTCAAAGATAAAGTTCCTTTTTCTTTTAGGACATCTTTACTAAAGGCTAAGTTAACTGCTGTAGAACTTAAACGTTTTCCTTGAGCTGTTGTTTGTGGTCCTTCATACATTACATTTGTTTGCCATTCAACTTTCCCAGGTAAAGTTACTCTTGAATTTAATCGTCCTGTAAACGTAAAAGTATCGTTGTCAAAATTTTGATTAACCACTTGATCTAGGTAATCAATATATTGATAATTTCCTCTAGTTGAAACTTGAAATAAATTTGCATTTGCATTTAATCTCCACCAAGAAAAAGGTGTGTAATTTAAATTCAATTCTAATCCATATCTGTATTCAGTTGCTAAATTGATAGGTCCACTGATTGTAATTGGAATAGCTTCTTCATTTACACCATCAACTCTTCTAACAAATTGTGTAGCATCAGTTGTTTTATTGAAGTATGCCGAAGCGTTCAAAGTAAACTGATGATTGAAACGTTTCATATACCCAAAATCATAAGCATCAGTAAACGAAGGATTCAAATCTGGATTACCCATAAAGAAGTTGATTGAACTTGAATAATTCGAAATAGGATTTAACATTCTACCTCTTGGTCTTCTTACTCTTCTACTATAACTTGCAGAAATATTTTCACCATCAACTAATTCATAGCTTAAGAAAGCACTAGGAAATAAATCATTGTATTTTTTCTTATTAAAATCTTGATTTATTAATTGGTTTACATCTATTTGTGTATCTTCCCAACGTAAACCAACCATATAACTGAATTTATTAATTTTGTTTCCGTATTGAGCATAAATTGCATTTACACGTTCTTTGTATTCTAAATCGCTTCTAAATAAATCATTTGGTTCTAAAACACCAGCGTTATTCAAAGAATTAATATCAAATGATGTATGTAACTCATTAAAATTTCCTAAATATCCAGCTTCAAATTGGCTTCCTTCACCTAAAGGTAATACATAATCAACTCGAGCGATGATTCGTTTTTCGTCTTCTGTAGCTCTGGTTACATCTTTAGATAAAAGGTTAGCAGTTTGACTAATTGTTGAAATATCCGAATTTTCAGTATCGGTATTATCACTTATACTTCCAGATACAAATAATTGATGTCCTTTATCATTAAATTTATACGTGAAATCAGTAGTGTATTCTTTCGTTTCTTTACGATCATCTTCTTCCGTTAAACGACTTCTAGTATCAATTAAAGTGTAGTTTTCGTTATAATTAGAATAGTTTAATGTTTTAGGAATTTCTCCTTTACTTTTACGATATGTAACTCC comes from Flavobacterium sp. I3-2 and encodes:
- a CDS encoding lipocalin family protein, with the protein product MRKILGIGLIALSFVACKPTNDVKSQIGLKGEWTLTNVSYPKGFKVTSFHVADAKCFEGSHWKFVPNNNTGTITLDNPGDCPTFSSNIVWTIGNDQSFNMKFVGNEKAKHITTGYKLAIENQSANSFDLVDNSTGTKVVYKFAKN
- the htpG gene encoding molecular chaperone HtpG produces the protein MTSGKINVTVENIFPLIKKFLYSDHEIFLRELVSNATDATLKLKHLCSIGETNVEYGNPKIEVRIDKENKKLHIIDQGLGMTAEEVEKYINQVAFSGAEEFLEKYKDSAKDSGIIGHFGLGFYSAFMVADKVEIITKSYKEAPAAHWTCDGSPEFTLEVSDKTDRGTEIILHIAEDSLEFLEEYKINELLTKYNKFMPVPIKFGTKTEGEGDEKVEVDNIINNPNPAWTKQPSDLTDEDYKKFYHELYPMQFEEPLFNIHLNVDYPFNLTGILYFPKLSGDLQLQKDKIQLYQNQVFVTDNVEGIVPEFLTMLKGVIDSPDIPLNVSRSYLQADGNVKKISNYITRKVADKLKSLFNENREDFQQKWNDVKMVLEYGMLSEPKFYEKAGSFVLYPTTEDKFYTLEELKVALKDKQTDKDGKLIVLYTSNKEAQHSYIEQAKAKGYEVLLLDSPIVSHLIQKLEMDNENLSFVRVDADHIDNLIKKDENTISILSEDEQTKLKEVLENIVPKATYTVQTEALDSHAAPFMITQPEFMRRMKEMQATGGGGMFGNFPEMYNLVVNTNSELATSILQTEGEKQTALINQALDLAKLSQGLLKGEALTSFIKRNFENIK
- a CDS encoding outer membrane beta-barrel family protein; this encodes MKSTRFLTVVASLSFSSLVWAQTPSNEIFIKGTVVEASTNQPLEYANITLISTINPDLITGDVTDTSGNFNISTSSGTYNIRVEYLGYQTIEISNKEITESTDLGTFKIQNDSEVLEGLVVTAKRAEVEIKLDKRIYNVADNAIVRGGTASDVLDNIPSIQVDSDGNVSLRGNESVRVLIDGKPSGLASNIGDALKMLPSESIDRVEVITNPSARYEAEGGAGIINIILKKGSNNGTNGSVSVNVGDPLSYGVNANVNHRMKSVNLFANLGYSKNKTFGNSMNDSEYFNEDGTTSQFVNERSESTRDRNGFNGNFGVEWNITDKLTWNNGVTYRKSKGEIPKTLNYSNYNENYTLIDTRSRLTEEDDRKETKEYTTDFTYKFNDKGHQLFVSGSISDNTDTENSDISTISQTANLLSKDVTRATEDEKRIIARVDYVLPLGEGSQFEAGYLGNFNELHTSFDINSLNNAGVLEPNDLFRSDLEYKERVNAIYAQYGNKINKFSYMVGLRWEDTQIDVNQLINQDFNKKKYNDLFPSAFLSYELVDGENISASYSRRVRRPRGRMLNPISNYSSSINFFMGNPDLNPSFTDAYDFGYMKRFNHQFTLNASAYFNKTTDATQFVRRVDGVNEEAIPITISGPINLATEYRYGLELNLNYTPFSWWRLNANANLFQVSTRGNYQYIDYLDQVVNQNFDNDTFTFTGRLNSRVTLPGKVEWQTNVMYEGPQTTAQGKRLSSTAVNLAFSKDVLKEKGTLSLNVQDLFNSRKHRMDLDLVQSKSYSEMQWRERTINLSFTYRFNQSKNDRMKNQKKQMQSEDIDEMM
- a CDS encoding OmpA family protein; amino-acid sequence: MRKFNTYLLLGALISGTFLTSCNTVKNSNNTQRGAAAGAAAGAILGGVLGNNVGSKNNSALGAVLGGVVGGTVGGVIGKKMDKQAQEIQNTLPGVEVERVGEGIKVTLGESTVNFEFDKSDLTDKAKANLDKLAKVFIANPDTKLMIYGYTDNVGKEEYNVKLSRSRANAVKAYLVSKGIGTKRLTTEGMGMADPIASNDTAAGRAKNRRVEFSIVANEDMIRDAQNEVNRY
- a CDS encoding TlpA disulfide reductase family protein: MKKIFTLACAVAVLAACNKSADSYTINGTVQGFEDGTKVYILEEGEQDFIKLDSAEIKGGLFEFKGAATETDLKFIELGSTKEFIVPFILENGEIKVTYDKAKPEDSKVVGSKNNDYLATYNTEAFKLQKQARDFQQANNDKMMQAQQAQDMATIESLRAEYNAIGENIKKQNIEFLKTNKDAFISLLLLEQLTASQAITNEEFKTFYDALDASLKTTKRGKELADKLANMEKVAIGKMAPDFSAPNTEGKMVSLKESLGKVTIIDFWAAWCGPCRQENPNVVALYNKYKDQGLAIIGVSLDKDAEAWKKAIADDNLTWTQVSNLKYWEDPIAKEYNVQSIPAMFVLDASGKIVAKDLRGPELDAKIAELLK